Genomic window (Verrucomicrobiia bacterium):
CGCTGCTTTCTAGTCCTGCTGGGCGTGCTGTGCGGCACCCTTGCCATGGTCGCAGCCTCCTTCGCCCCGCTTAACAGCCACGGCTTGAAGATTGCGCTGATTCTGGCGGTCGCGGCTGTGAATGCAACACTCGTTGCAACGTTCCTGATGCACATCGTCACCGAGCGGAAGTTTGTGCTGATTGTTCTCGGGTTCACTGTGATTTTCTTTGTCGCGTTACTTGGGTTAAGTTCGCTGGGGCAATTCGACCATCCCAGGATCGTTGCCCCCAAATAAAGTTATGTCGCTCAAAGCTTTTCATCTCATCTTCGTTACAGCCCTGAGTTCGCTGGCGTTTGGCTGTGCCGCGTGGAAGTTCAAAACCTACGCCGCAGAACGCGCAAGCGGCGACCTGCTCTGGGCGATTGCTGGTGTCCTCGGCGGGATCGCGGTGCTCGTCTACGGAAAATATTTCCTGAAGAAACTGAAAAACGTGAGCTTTCTGTGAAAACCTGCGCTTCCCGCATTCTCATCGTTCTTCTCCTGCTGGCCGGGATGAATTCTCCCATGCAAGCCCTCGCTTGTGCCGTGTGTTACGGGGAATCCGATGCGCCGATGGCAAAAGGCGCCGCGTTCGCAATCCTTGCGCTGGGCATCGTCGTAGCCGGGGTGCTTGGCGGAATAGTCGCTTTCTTCGTGCACATCAAACGCAAGGCCGCCGCGCAGGCGGCCACGATTGCGTCGCCTGATTCGGTTTAATGCAACGTCTCATATGATGGAGTCCTTTTACAATCTGCTCGGTCTGCCGCAGCTCGCATCTGAAAGCGGGCGGGGCGTGGATGACCTGATCGTTTATATCCACTTCCTCATGATCGCGCTCTTCGTCGGGTGGCTGTGCTACTTTGCCTACGCGCTCTTTCGCTTCCATCAATCCCGGTCACCAAAAGCCGATCCCGTCGGTGTGCGCAGCCATGTCACCAATTACATCGAGCTTCTCGTGGCTGGCGTAGAGGCCGGCCTGCTCGTGCTTGTCGCCGTTCCTGTCTGGGCAAAGGCGGTCAAACAATTTCCCAGCACAGAAGACTCAACCGTCATCCAGGTGGTTGGACAACAGTTTGCATGGAACGCGAGGTACCCCGGTCCTGACGGCGTGATCGGAAGACAGGATATGAGTTTCGTCGCAGGCGACAATGCCTTCGGCATTGATCCCAATGATCCCGCGGGCAAGGACGATGTGCAGGTGTTGAATGAGATGCACGTGCCAGTGAACCGGCCCGTTATCGCTTACGTCAGCTCCAAGGATGTCATCCACTCATTCAAGATTCCCGCCATGCGTGCTGCGCAGGACGCGAACCCGGGGATGCGTGTTCCGATGTGGTTCAAGCCGGTGCAGGTCGGACGTTTCCAGGTTTATTGCGCCCAATTGTGCGGCAACGGCCATGCCAGCATGGCTCAAGGGTTTATTGTCGTGGACACCCAGGAAGACTATGACAAGTGGCTCGCCTCCAAGGTCGGCGCTGCCACCAGTTTTGAGTAACCGCTTGTTGTGACATCTCCATCGCGTCGATTTTCAACGGCAGCCATTGTCGGGCTCCTGCTGGTTGCATTGACGGTGACGTTGATCGTGTTCCTTCAGTTGCGATTGCGTGCAGGCCCACCGCTTCCGAAGATTGCGCAGGTTGTTAATTTCACCCTCACAAACCAGTTTGGCTCCGCAGTATCGCTCGCGGACCTCCGAGGCGAAGTTTGGGTTGCCGACATCATTTTCACCCGTTGTCCGGGGCCCTGTGCGCGCATGACGCGGCAGATGAAGGAACTCGAAACTGCGCTGCCAAGGGGGAGCGGAACACGGCTGGTTTCGCTGACGACCGATCCCGATTTTGATTCTCCTGAAATCCTCAGGCAATACGCGGAGCGCTTTGGGGCTGATTCGAACCGCTGGATGTTTCTGACGGGCAGCAAGACTGAGATTGCCCGGGCTGCAATTGATGGATTGAAGCTGACCGCCATCGAGAAAGCGCCGGAGGAGCGCGAGTCAGTGGATGACCTCTTCATTCACAGCACCATCTTCGTGGTGGTCGATCGCCACGGAGTGTTGCGCGGTGTGTTTGAAACGGGGGATGTGGAATGGAGCGTTTCAAAGCAGAGGCTTCTCGATGCCGTGAGGAAGCTGGAGCGGGAGCGATGAATCCCGCAGACCTTCCGGCGTTGAACGCGGTGTTGAACGGTTGTAGCGCAACCCTGCTGGTGATTGGATATCGGATGATACGGCAGGGAAAACAGGCGGCTCATCGAAACGTGATGGTTGCCGCGTGCGTGTCGTCGCTGCTCTTTCTGGTTGGGTATGTGACGTACCACGTGTGGATGCAACAGACGCACGGCACGGCGCACACGAGCTTTAGGAATCCGGCATGGTTCCGGCCGTATTACCTATTCATCCTTTTCACGCACCTGGTGGCGGCAATGGTGATCGGACCGTTCGTTCTGCTCACGCTGTATCGGGCGTTCGCCGGACAATTCGAAAAGCATAAGAAAATCGCGCGCTGGACCTGGCCGCTGTGGATGTATGTTTCCGTGACGGGCGTCGTGATTTACCTGCTGCTCTATCAATTGTTCCCGCAGGGCTGACGACCGCGCTCAGGGGGAGGATTTTTCCTGTGACTCCAGCGTACGCAACGCGTCGCGATATTGCGCTGCCTGCTCGTAATCCTCCCGCTTCACTGCATCTCCAAGCGCCAGTTCCAGCTTTTCGCGCGCAGACAAGGGGCGATTATCCCGGATTTCCGCGAGCCACGCCTCCAAGGACTGAATCTCGCCGCTTTGTTCAATGAGTTCGGGACGCACCTGGTCGCGAAAGAAGGCGCGGATCCGTTCAACACCTTCTTCCACCTGGCTGATCGCCGTCGGATAATCTCCCGCCTCCAACGACTGCATCGCCTGGGCGCGGGTCTGGATCATGAGCAACTGGGGCTGGAATTGCTTGAGTGACCAGGCGACATCTTCGGATTCCGCGAACTTGCTGACGAATTCGAAAAGCGAAAGGTTGCGATCTGTGTCGCGCATGACGCTTTCGTAATCGCCGAGTTGGAGCATGCAGATGTAACGGTGATGATACTGCAGTGATTCCAATTGCAGCTTTGAACATTCTTCCGCCTTGAGCTTGAAGCCATCGGCGGAACCATCGTTTTCGGACACATGCTTTTCGAGTTTCGATTCATAAAACTCGAACAGTGAACCAAAGCCAAATGGCTGCTTACCGTCAGGGCGCCCCTCCGCGTTCATCTGCAGCAAACCGAGGTCGACGCGCAGTTGAATCTTTTCAATTCCATCCCGGCCCTTGAACCTCCGAACAACCACTTGGCCCGGTTTGTAGTCCCAGTGCTCGAGAAGATGCGAGATATCGAGGTCCATGCCGCGAATATGACCGCCGCGTTTTATCAAGTCAACGCGTTGTAAACCCCAGTGTCTGTAGAAATAACGAGGGGTGGGAGAGACCCGGCCTCCTCTTCACTGCCTAATCGCGAACCACTAAAAAGACGCCTTCCTCTCCTGAATGCGCAACCCAGCGTTCACGCACAATGAGGCCGTGCTTTTGCAGTTCAGTTTCCAACAGGCCCGGCGTGTATCGATAGGAGAAAAACAAACGGAATGCATCACCGGGCGAGAACGAAAACGATTCACCTTCAACGCGGATCGAGCATGCGCGTTGGAAAGAGAACGTTGCCTCAATGCGCTTCAATCCATTTCCGTCAGGTTCCACGACTGAGAAACGCAGTTCGCCGTCATGCGGTTCCACACCGTGGTCATACAGGAAACCGAAGAGCCATTCGCGCGTGGGAGCATTGTCATACTGCGGCAGCACCCGTCTGAGACCCTCCGCGTAATCAGGTCCCGGCGCCAGGTTCGCGCTGAAAAGCAGGAGATCGTCCCGCGACAGCATTGCCGCCAGCCGGGGCAGAATGACCGAGGGTTCGAAGTTGGGAATCATTCCGAAGAACGTCACGAACCGCCGGGTTTCGCAACTGGAAGGTCGTGGAAACAGTTCCGCGGAATCCTGCACCGATGCAAGGTCGCACACAACAGGGGAGCAGTGGATGCTTGGAACGGCGTTCAGGATTGTCTCCCTTGCGGTCAAGACCATCGGTGTGCTGACGTCACAAGGAAAACAAGCGATGGCCTTGTTGGAACGTCGTAGCACTTGAAGGAACCGTGCGTCCTTATGCCCGCCGCCGCATCCCAGGGCGACCAATTCAACCTGGGATGCCAACAGCCGGGTTGCTGCGTATTCAAAGCCGCGATCGTAAACCGCTCGAATTTCCGGATCGTTATGCGCGGGAGAACACGCCTCGTGCACAGCCTGCCAGCGCGATGTCTGGCGGACGCTATCGTAGAGGAACTTGTGGTTAACTTTTTGGGTGCGAAACGATTCCAGCAACTCGGTTCGCAGGCGGCTCGGAAACTGGCTTTCGTGAATGAGAACCGAAACGGCGCGTGTCATAGAAGCGTCAGGCGTCGATTCGGTGGCAGCCCAGCGACAGGTGAGTGCGGGATGAACTTAATCATCTCTGCGAGTTGTCCGTGCGGCTGCAGCCGCCCGCTTCCACTTCACCTGGAACTCCAATTCCTCGGCGCCTTTCTCCCGCTCATGCTCAATGCTGAGAACGGCATCCTTGGGCAGGCGAATGCGTTCTCCTCCGACTTGAATGACGAATGGCTTGCCGGTTTCAAGCGCATCGGCCAGGCGGCGCAGTTTGAGAACGAACTCTTCGCGAGAAATGGATTTTTCAAGATCCCGATCCTTCCGGCTTTTAGGTTTCGCAGGCATGGCAACGGTTTAGCCCAGTCCGACATGCGGCGCAATGGCGAGATGACGTTCAGCAGGCTCTGTTGCGCAACTGCAATGCTGCTTTCACTGTTATCTGGGTTCAAACCATACTTCCCAACAAATGCAACATGCGGCAAATAGAAGAACGTGTTCAAACCGAGGTCGGTGGTGCGAATAACGGGCGGGGTCAGGGACGCAATGAGAATCTCCACCGCGGCTTCATACCTGGCCGGGAGATGGTTTCTCAATGCGCTGGCGAGATGTTGTCCGCGCTGCAGGATGCTCAGCGGTTCGAGTGCGTTCATCGCCGTACGCTGGAACGCAGAGCGATCGAACTTGCGGTGCACCAGGGAGATGTTGTGCGCCAGGCAGGCGATCGCCTCGGGACCGAGCAACTCCTTGAGTGAACCGCCCTTCGACATTGTGCATGTGGTGGACGGAAGGCTCGGATGCGGGCTCAGCTTCATGCACAGATTGAGCCGTTCGAACTCGCAGTTCGCAAGCCTGCATCGCGGGTCATCTCAACCCCGCGCCCGCGTCTTTGCTTCAAGCACCCCGCCGCCCGCCACCAGGATCACCCGGTCATCCGGGGAGGGCGTCACCGTGTGGCCGCCGGTGAACCCACCAAACGCGGGCAATACACACTGATGCTTTTGGATCCAGAAACAGCGAAGCCGCAACCGCTGCCTTGCCATGCCGCGCGTCACCACGACGGGATGCACATGCCCGCAAAGCGCGTACCCTTCTGCGGGTTCATCGAGGGGATGATGATGCAGGAAAAACGGCGGCATTGCATGGCCCTCTTCAACCGTGTCGCAGCCCATCGTCCGCGCCACGCCGGCCGCGCGCCGATCGTGATTCCCCTTCACGAGAACGACGCATGCGTCGAGCTGCGCGCGCCATTGCTGCAATTGTCGAAGGGTGTCTTCCTCACGCGCGTGTTCCGAGTGAAAGGTGTCTCCGAGAATGACGAGGCGTTCAGCGCCATACTCCGTCACCAACGCGCTCAGCCTGCTGATGTCGTCCGCCGTCGTTCCAGGCGGCACCCACCGAAGCGCATGGCGGAAGGTGGCGTCTTTTCCAAAGTGAACATCGGCCACGAACAGGGTGCGTGTGCGCGGCCAGAAGAGAGCGCGTTCCGCCAACGCCAGGACGTTTTCGCCTGCCACTTGAAATTCCAGTTCCCGCTCAGGCATGGGCGGGTTCCCGGCGCCTGCGCGGCCTTGTTTCACCCGCGCTCTCGATCACGAGCTCCATTCGCGCGACGCGATCGGCGAGCTCCTCAAGGCTGAGTTCCTGGCGAAAACGTTCGACGAAAATCGGGAACGCGAACGGCGACGGCGACTCAAGGTCAACGATTCGCATGCGGCTCGCGCTCATTTTCCGGAGCGCAGCCCGCAACCGGGTTTGTTCCAGTTGATTTTCCAGCACCTCGCGCGACGCCTGATGCAACAGGAGATTGGACGGTTCATACCGCTGAAAGACCTCATACAACAGGGATGAGGAGATCATCAGCTGCCGGGTGGATTTGCGCGAGCGCCCCACGCCTTCGTGCGTGAGCCCGGCGATTCGTGCAATCTCCCTGAATTGTCGGCGGCTCATTTCGCCTGCATTGATGCTGGCGAGAATATCTTCGAGCAGGTTCTCATCACTCAACAATCCGTTTTCAAGGGAGCGCTCCAAATCCGCTTCGTCTGGCGAAAGCAGTTCCATCCCGTGATCGTTGAATGCCAGTGAAAAGGTGGTGGGATGCTGCCGTCCCAGGCGGTAGGCAAACAACGCGCCCAGCCCCTCATGAACCAAACGTCCTTCGAATGGATAGATGAAGAGGTGATGTCCCTCGCGGCTCTTGAACTTCTCGATGAGCAGTTCGTCTGTGGCTGGAATGGCCGAGAGTTTCGACTGGATTTCCAGAACGCCCCGCAAGCGCTCCATCTCAGGCGTGTCGAAAATCCCGCGCCGCGCCGCGTCGAGCCGGGTTCGCATCCCTTCCGCGAGGCGCGTTGAGAGCGGCAGGCGCCCGCCCATCCATCGAGGCACGCCGCGCGGTCCCTTGCGGGCAAGCCGCACGTGGGCGCGCATGTCCCGCACGCGAACGAGTTCGAGGTTGCGCCCCGCAAAAAGAAACCGATCGCCGCGTTTCATCTTCGCCAGAAAAGATTCCTCAACCGAACCCAGCCGCGCCCCGCGAACAAATTGAACCTGGATCGAGGCATCGCTCGTGATCGTGCCAATGTTCATGCGATGTTCCCGCGCCAGCCGTTCGTCCCGCATCATGAAGCGGCCGTTCTCATGAGTAAGCCGCGCGAATTGAGGGTAGGCCTTCAATGACTGCCCGCCGCGCGCGGTGAAATCCAAGGCCCAGCTCCATTCCGCATCAGTCAAGCTGTGGTAAGCGAGGGTGGTCCGCGCTTCAGCGAGCAGCGCGTTCTCATCAAAACCGCCAGCCTCATCCATTCCTCCGGCGCCCACGGTGGCGAGATGCTGAACAAGGACATCGAGCGGTGCGCGCAAGGGCGGACGTCCTTCAAGGCTACCCGCAATGGCGAGGTCGCGCGCCGCCGCAATCTCGACGAGTTCGAGGGTGTTGGCTGGAACGCAATAGATGATGCTCTCGGCGCCGGGCCGATGTCCGCTGCGTCCCGCTCGCTGCAGCAACCGGGAAACGCCTTTGGGACTGCCGACTTGAAGCACCGCGTCCACGGGCGCGAAATCAACCCCAAGGTCGAGGCTGGACGTCGCAACAACGGCTCGCAGGCGCCCTGTGCGCAGCCCGTCCTCGGCATCGGCCCGCACTTCATTCGACAGCGAGCCGTGGTGCAACCCCAGCTTGCCTTCCCAATCAGGCATCGCCTGCGCCAGGCCCTGGAACCACAGCTCGGCCTGCGATCGCGTGTTGGTGAATACGATGCTGGTCGTATGCCTGCGCAACAACTCCGTCACGCCGTTCAGCAGGTGCAATCCGAGGTGCCCGCCCCACGGGTAGCGTTCCACCGCGGGCGGCAGCAATGTCTTGATGGAAGTGCGTTTCACGGGGCCGCCCTGGACGAGCGCCATTGGACGGGCATTGCCTTCGCCATCGTAACCACCGAGCGCCAGTGCCGCATCCGCCAGATTGCCAAGTGTCGCCGACAAGCCCCAAACGCGCACCGTCGGAGCCAGCGTCCGCAGCCGCGCCAGCGCGAGCTCTGTGAGAACTCCGCGCTTCGTCGAAAGCAATTCATGCCATTCATCAACTACGATCAATTGAAGTGAACGGAAGTGATGCAGGAAAGTGGGCTGGCTCAGGAGCAGCGTTGCGCTTTCGGGAGTGGTGACCAGGCATTCAGGCGGACGTTCTGAAATCTTCTTCCGCTTGTGCGCCGAGGTGTCGCCGGTGCGCCGGGCGACCTTCCAGTGCGGCCACAGTTCTGCAGTCGATGACGCGAGGGCAGACTCAGTGTCTGCGGCAAGGGCGCGCAGCGGCGTGATCCAGAGCACGCGCATGCCGCCGCCGCGATCGTCGCGGCGCATCCCCTGCAGCAGGGCGGCGAACCAGATGGCGAACGTTTTTCCCGCGCCCGTTGTGCAATGGAGCAGACCCGAGTCTCCGCGGCCGATGCGCTCCCAAACTTCGTGCTGAAAGGGGAAAGCAGACCAGCCGCGCTTTTCAAACCACGCGTGGATGCTTGCTTCGGCGGGCACACTTTTCACCGCGGAAATATACACGCGATTGCATGGTCCGCGACTCGCAGTCAGCGGATGCAATGTTGCAGGATCTGCGCCTGCTGAAGGAATCTACAGCTATTGGGGAAGCTTCAGCCGGCCTTCGTCCAAATCGATGAACTCGAACATCGTTTGAACAGTTCCCGGAGGAAGGCCCAATTCGGCGAGCCGCTCATTCAAGCGTTGCGTTCCCGCATCGCGCCAGCCCCGCTTGATCATGAACGCATTCCATATCTCGATCTCTTCCTCACTGGGCCTGCGTCCGTTCTTGAATGCCCAATCGAGGAGTTCTTCATCGCTTCCGCCCTTGAGTGTTTCGATTTCCAACTTCGCGTAATCGATCTGAAGGAACCGGCAGCAGCGCGAGTCGAAACTCGTTGACATCGAGGTGCCGCGGGCGGCCTGCCAGTCGGGTGGGAGTTTGCCTGCGGCCGCGAGCCTGATCTTATCGATCATTCGGCCGAAATAAACAATGCCGTCAATTTGATCGAAAGGGCTGCGCAGCCCTGGAATGATCGTCGGATTTGGGAGTGCCATGCCGGGAGAAAACCACGTTCTGCCGCGTTGCGCAAGGTGCGCTGGACAAGTGCGAATCACTGTTGCCGCTCGATCCACACGGGCTGCGTGAAGGCGCCGTTGGCAGCAATATCCCACACCTCAAAACGCACCCACGTCCTTCCGCTGAGATCCACTGGCGTTCGAAGCGAGCGATGGCCGAAGCTTTCAGTGTCGGAAAGATCAATGCGCTGACGGTAAGTCTTCTCTCCATCGCCCGACACGACTTCCGCAAAGGAAAGCGGGAACGTCCATTCCAATTCCGTTTCCATCACCACATGCGAATTGGTGATTGCCAGCGTCTGCCCGCTTTGCCGTCCGCCCACGTTGAAGCGAGGAATAAGAATTTCACCTGTTGTCGTGAAAAAGGCCCCGCTGCGCAACGCATCGAGCACAGGCTGCCAGCCCTCGTCAAAGCGGGGAAGCTTTGCAAGCCTCAGATAGTTCATGTTCATGTGCGCGTAGGTTTCAAAATCAGGTTCCATCAGGAACGTGTCCACTTCTCCCAGCACCTGCTTCTTCGCGCCCCAATTCGACATGTCATCGAGCAGATCCAGGACGCGCCACCCGAGCGTCGGCCGCGACAGGTCAGCCGGCATTGCCTTCCATGCAGCTCCAAGAAATCTGTCCGAGCGGAAGAATTCCGTGTTCCTGTAACGGTCCGGATACTCGAACGAAGCCTTGATGCGCGGATGCGCCGTCCACATGAGGCCGCCTTCCGCCTCGAAAAGCCTCAACACATCGGCGGGATTGCCGACTCGATAGACTTTGCCGTGGGTTTCCGTTTCTTCCATGAACGCCTTTCCTGCAGGCCGATTCAGCGTCCAGTTGATGGGCTTGGGAAAGAGGCTGAGCCAATGCCCGCCGAGATGCACGTTCGGCTCTTCGCCAGGAAGCAGGAGCAGCTTGTCGTCCGAGAGCCGCCGGCATTCCTCATGCATTACCGTTAATTTGTGCAGCCGTTCGGCTTCGGGAATGCGTGATCCATCCTCGTAATGATACTCGGCGAGGTGAACGATCTCAGCCCCGCGAGCCTTGAATGTTTTAATGAACCCGGGAGATTCCAGTTCTGGTGGCAGCGCATTGGTGGATCCGCGTTTTCGCGCGTCCAGCACTTGCTTGGAATGCTCCACATGATAATGGCTCGTGAACGTGATGTGGCCGGGAACACGCTTGTAATGGTCGCCGCGGGTGTAGCGCGCGACCTCATCGAGCGTCCCGCGTTCGCTGTCAGCTGAAAGGAGATAAAAGACTCCCAACGACTGTTCCGTCCCAGGCGGCGCGTTAAACCAGGGGACGTAACGGTTATCACCAGTCGTCGATTGGCGAATTCCAAAACCGAGGCCGCGAACGTGTCCCCGGTATCCGCTTCCCTGCCATACGAAATGAAGATTGTACGCCTCATCCTGCGGATAGAAGAAGCGGTGCGGTGCCGGGAACACCGCGAGGCTGCCCTGCTGATTGCGTGCCACAAGCGTTCGGCCAGCGACCTTGATGGGCCGCGCTTCAGCCGCAGGGTCAGGCGCGACGCTCTGCAGCTGGCCCGAGGGATCGTTCCACGCGAAAGCATCCCAGTTGACTCGTTCAGTGGACAACCCCGTGTCGTAAATAATTGCCCGCCAATCCTGCTCCGTTTTCAGGACTGTCTCGACATGGATCAACGGACTGTTTCGGTAGAACGTCAGGCGGAGGTCGCCAGCGAATGTTCCCGCGCTTGCCTCCGCGACGCTGACTGTCGTGCGCGTGCCCAGATGGGTTGTGCGCACATGGCGCCTTCCCAGTTGGACGGCGTACGTTTCGTAGTGCCGCCGCGGTGTGTTGTCGAAGAACGCTCCCCAGCCTTGCGGGTTCGTTGAGTCGCGGCTGCCGACTGTCAGGATCGTAACGGGATTCAATCCGCGCGCGATGACCTTCGGTGGCTGGCCTTCCCCTGATATCGCGAGCGACTCAATCAACGGCTGCGCTGAGTCCAGATTGACGATTGCCGTCCCTGACTGTTCTGCGGACATCGGCCACGTGATGACAGCTCTTTGCCCATCCTGTTGCACCAACACGCCGGAATCCGCGGCGCCCGCCTGGCAGACAGCCAGGAATGCAATCAACGAGCTGAGGAACGAGAAATAAAGTCGTCGCATAATATTGAAACACTTTGAGCAACGCGCCGCCGGCCGTGCCAATCGTGCGGTGATAGCTTTGCCGAAAACATGAGCACACGTTCGCGCGTGATCAAGCCAAAGGCTGTTGTTTTGATTTCAGGAACAACCGCGGGGTGATCAGCGGCGTCTTCGATGTGGCGTCCACGAACGCTGTGATCCTGATCCCGCGGGTCCTCGATGCGGCTGGTGTCCTGATCGGCTGGAGTGGGAAGCTCGATTGCCCTGCGCGTGCTCAGTTGCAGGGCGCTCGCCTTGCGGGGGTTGAACCCCGTAGTTGAAACCTTCCGCGCGCTTGCGCACAAGGCCGCGGCCGATGAACCGCTCGAGCGACCGCAACTCGGCATGGTCTTCGGGTGTGACGAAGCTGATCGCATCGCCCACGGCATGCGCGCGGCCAGTGCGTCCAATGCGATGCACATAGTCTTCGGGATGCATCGGGAAATCGTAATTCACCACATGCGAAATGCCGTCCACGTCAATGCCGCGCGCGGCGATATCGGTCGCGACAAGCACCCGGACCGCGCCTGATTTGAAGTCCTTCAAAGCGCGCAGCCGTTGATTCTGTGAACGGTTGGAATGCAGGGTCGCGGTCCGGATCCCCTTTTGTTCCAGTTGCCGCGCCAGCCGGTCAGCACTGTGTTTCATCCGCGAGAAAACGAGCACCATGTTCATCTCCGGCTCCGCCAGCAAATGGAGAAGCAGACTCGTCTTCAGATGTTTCGGCACTTCATACACCAACTGCGTCACCGTTTCGGCAGGATTGGCGCGACGGCCGATCTGGATTGTTTTCGGCGAGCGCTGGAAATCGTGGGTCAAGGCCTCGATCTCCCGCGACAATGTGGCTGAGAAGAGCAGGGTCTGTCGTTTGTTGGGCAACTGTTGCACGATCCGGCGAATGGATGGCAAGAATCCCATGTCGAGCATGCGGTCGGCTTCATCGAGCACAAGGTGCCGCAATTGCGAGAAATTTGCGCAGCGCTGGCCCATCAGGTCGATCAGCCTTCCGGGAGTGGCAATGATGATGTCCGTCCCAGCGCGCAGCGCCTTGATCTGCGGGTGTTCCCCAACGCCGCCATACACGGTGGCCACGGTCAGGGGCAGATACTTGGAGTACGCCTTTACGTTCTCCTCAATTTGCACGACGAGTTCGCGCGTGGGGGCGATGATCAGGACGCGTGTCGCGCGATGCTGATTTGTGCTCGAATTGGCGAGCTTCGTGAGAATAGGCAGCGTGAACGCTGCGGTTTTTCCGGTGCCCGTTTGCGCGATGCCGATGAGATCGTGGCCGCCAATGATCGGGGGAATGGCGGCGACTTGGATGGGCGTGGGTTCAACGTAACCCGCTTCCGTCACCGCCCGCAAAATGTTCGCATCCAAACCTAAATTCGTGAAAGGCATAGCGCGCAAGTGTGCCAGCGTCTGGCGCAATAGCACGCAATAACCTCTCGCATTTTGGGCAATGCGCCAGGGTTCGGCCATCCCTTCGATTCGCGAAGAGACGGCATAAATCGCAGCCTGATCCTTACTTCTTTTTTCCGGCGGTTTGCTTCGCCGCAGCAGCCTGCTTCTTTTTCTGATCGGCTGCGCTGGCTTGTGTGTTCTTCTGGTTGGACTTCTTCTGGTTTGCTTTTGGTGAGCGATCGCCCATGGGATTGTCTTTCGTTAACCGAGTTGCGCTTCCTGAACGTCAGTGTCCGGAATGCTCGCACATCATCATCATGGCCACGCATCTGTAAACGAATTTCGGGCTGGTTGATGCTCCCGCGATAGATTCTGCGCGACTCAGGGCCTGCCGATTGGCACCATCCACGCCCTTGAACCTGGAACCGTGGCAATGGATTTTTTTGGCGGTTGGGGCGTTTTTCAGCGGCCTTTCGAAAACAGGGATCGCGGGGCTCGGCATCCTCACTGTTGCCTTGTTCGCGAACGCACTGTCTGCCCGTGACTCCACCGGCGCGCTGCTGCCGCTGTTGATTTGCGCGGA
Coding sequences:
- a CDS encoding DEAD/DEAH box helicase, with protein sequence MPFTNLGLDANILRAVTEAGYVEPTPIQVAAIPPIIGGHDLIGIAQTGTGKTAAFTLPILTKLANSSTNQHRATRVLIIAPTRELVVQIEENVKAYSKYLPLTVATVYGGVGEHPQIKALRAGTDIIIATPGRLIDLMGQRCANFSQLRHLVLDEADRMLDMGFLPSIRRIVQQLPNKRQTLLFSATLSREIEALTHDFQRSPKTIQIGRRANPAETVTQLVYEVPKHLKTSLLLHLLAEPEMNMVLVFSRMKHSADRLARQLEQKGIRTATLHSNRSQNQRLRALKDFKSGAVRVLVATDIAARGIDVDGISHVVNYDFPMHPEDYVHRIGRTGRAHAVGDAISFVTPEDHAELRSLERFIGRGLVRKRAEGFNYGVQPPQGERPATEHAQGNRASHSSRSGHQPHRGPAGSGSQRSWTPHRRRR
- a CDS encoding DUF5069 domain-containing protein, with product MALPNPTIIPGLRSPFDQIDGIVYFGRMIDKIRLAAAGKLPPDWQAARGTSMSTSFDSRCCRFLQIDYAKLEIETLKGGSDEELLDWAFKNGRRPSEEEIEIWNAFMIKRGWRDAGTQRLNERLAELGLPPGTVQTMFEFIDLDEGRLKLPQ